GCCACAACGAAAAAAAGCGGACTTTGTTTCAATCCTTTTTTAGTTGGATTATGGTCTGGAAGATGTATGATACCGCAACCGAAAGACCGGGGAATATTATGTTTCAATCCTTTTTTAGTTGGATTATGGTCTGGAAGTCGCCAGACCACATAAAAGTAATAAAATTCTATTTTCCAGCTTATTTTTGATTCCCATTTTTTTTAAACAATATGTCAAAGTACGTACTTTTTTTAGTGTTTTTCGGTCAGTTTCCGAAAGTACAATTGATTTATATTCAACCATTTGTGTGTAGATTTAAATGGCGTTAAAATAAATTTAGACCCGGAAAAGACTTATTTAATGCAAATATTTTTATATGTGCAATCTAAGCATCTTTTCTTGTATTTAGTAGCTTTTGGAAAAAAATTATTGTCAATAATCAGCTGAATTTCAAGTGCACATTTTTTTATTTTGTCTAAATCACTTTCAGTTACCTCCACTTCGATCAACTTGTGCTTGCTTCGGGTATATACTATAAATCCTTTTTTTACTTTTTTTCCAAAATTTTCTTCTATCAGCCAGGCATAGCAATACAATTGAGTTTTGTAGGTGTCATAGATTTTATCTTTGTATTCTGCAAATTTATAGTCAAGCGGACTCATTGTGCCATCTTCAAGTAATAAGACTTCATCTACTTTCCCTCTTAACAATCCGTTTGTAAGATATTGGTCAAGATGTTTCTCTTTGACTCCGATTTTCTTTCTAAGATATTGTTTGTTTTGCTCCAATTTTTCATTGTGTAAGTCTCTACCTCGTATAACTTTGTAATTTTTTTCTTCATATTGGGGTATTGCCAACACATATTCGAAAAATGTAAATCGCGGACAGTAAAGATATTGTATGATATGCGAGGGGGTAATGGTAATCATTTCCAATATATTAAATCAAAAAAATAAAGCCCTAATTTCATCGGTAACCATTTTTTTATCAAAAGCTTGTCCAAGTAGTGAAGCATTTTTTAATTCATTTTTACTCATTGTGAAAATATATACTTTATCCTGTGATTCATCAATTTGTTCTTCAAGTTGAAGACTGAGCGTATCTTTTTCATGACTATCAACCGTTCCCAGAAAAACAGAATATTGTACTCTGTATAAACCGGCTTGCTTACAGAGTTTGGCGGCTTTCGTTCTGGCTTTGTCATTTTTAATATCATACAGTACCCACGTTATCATTGTTAATTTGATTTTTGTTAATTAATGTATTTGCAAACGTATGAGCATCCATTTGAAGAGCATTAGCACGGGTTTGATTTCTTCCCCTATAACGATGAGTTTCTTCTTCAAAGTAATTGTTAAAGTTTTCAACAAGTAGTTTTTTGCCCATTTCATTTAATGTATACCCATTTTTGATTTTATCAGTGTGTGTTTGGTTAACTTTTTTTGCAGAAAAAAGCTTAAATACGGTCCTGTCAACATGAATTCTGTATGGCTCAATGAAATCATAAACCATACTAAGTTGATTGTAATCATCTCGATGCATAAATCCAAGATATGGATCAATGCCGGCAATAATTAAAGATTTTTCGACTTTACCATATAACATTCCATAGGCATAATTTAAAAAAGCATTAAAGGGGTCTAATGCAGGCCGAGAACTTCTTCCCTCGAATTGATATTCTTTTGCTAATAATTTGCTAAGTGTGCTAAAATAATATCTTCCGGCGGTACCTTCAATTCCCCTGATTGTTTCTGCAATTTGAGCAATAGATTCTGCTTCGAGCTTTGCAATGGAAATTGCCTGCTTATTTATTTTTTCAATTTTTTCGTCTAAATAATCTTTTTTACTTTCTCTATGTTTCTTTAAGTCTTTTAAAAATTCAACTTGATTTTCAATTTTTTGGACGATCCATTCTTTAACCCATTTTACTGCTTGTTTATTTAGGCTTGCTTCAAGCTGACATTTTCGAATTTTGGTTGTGCTGCCTAATTTGCTATGCCAAACTCGGCCTGCCGGTTTACCGTCAAATTCCACAAATATGATATCAACATTAAATTTTAAAGCCAGAAAAACAGCATCGGTACTTAATGCAGCAGCTTTTGCCATAAGTATACTTTTTACTTTTTTAGCTGCAAAATGATGTTTTTTGTAGACTTTAGAACCTTCACTTTCAGGCACTCTGATTTCAAACATCTCATCTTTGACATGTAGGTATGTGCCGTATGTATTGATGTGTAGTTGCATGAATGAATATTTAGCTTAATTTTATCTTAATCCCCAAGGTTGTTTTGATTTGGTTCATTTTTTTCTAATCTAACCCGCAAGGTTGGCTAAAATTAGTTTTTAAATGTTTTAAACATTTACCTTTTACAGAACGACAACCTTGCGGGTTAATCCACCTTAAGTTAATTCTCA
This genomic stretch from Chitinophagaceae bacterium harbors:
- the cas2 gene encoding CRISPR-associated endonuclease Cas2, with protein sequence MITWVLYDIKNDKARTKAAKLCKQAGLYRVQYSVFLGTVDSHEKDTLSLQLEEQIDESQDKVYIFTMSKNELKNASLLGQAFDKKMVTDEIRALFF
- the cas4 gene encoding CRISPR-associated protein Cas4, with the translated sequence MTITPSHIIQYLYCPRFTFFEYVLAIPQYEEKNYKVIRGRDLHNEKLEQNKQYLRKKIGVKEKHLDQYLTNGLLRGKVDEVLLLEDGTMSPLDYKFAEYKDKIYDTYKTQLYCYAWLIEENFGKKVKKGFIVYTRSKHKLIEVEVTESDLDKIKKCALEIQLIIDNNFFPKATKYKKRCLDCTYKNICIK
- the cas1 gene encoding CRISPR-associated endonuclease Cas1 codes for the protein MQLHINTYGTYLHVKDEMFEIRVPESEGSKVYKKHHFAAKKVKSILMAKAAALSTDAVFLALKFNVDIIFVEFDGKPAGRVWHSKLGSTTKIRKCQLEASLNKQAVKWVKEWIVQKIENQVEFLKDLKKHRESKKDYLDEKIEKINKQAISIAKLEAESIAQIAETIRGIEGTAGRYYFSTLSKLLAKEYQFEGRSSRPALDPFNAFLNYAYGMLYGKVEKSLIIAGIDPYLGFMHRDDYNQLSMVYDFIEPYRIHVDRTVFKLFSAKKVNQTHTDKIKNGYTLNEMGKKLLVENFNNYFEEETHRYRGRNQTRANALQMDAHTFANTLINKNQINNDNVGTV